A single region of the Gracilibacillus caseinilyticus genome encodes:
- the mfd gene encoding transcription-repair coupling factor has protein sequence MYELKQYLQNRDDFYSIIDGINSGLKEQLVSGLSGSAKSMFAGLIQESTKKKSIIITHQLSQAQQLYEDLQEFSADQHIYLYPVNELLASELAVASPELLSQRIVALNNWLNQDNGILIAPVAALKRMLPPMTYWQEYQLDVALDQVIDIDQTLTKLIEMGYVRQDMTASPGEFSLRGGILDIYPITEDQPIRIELFDDEIDSIRYYDAESQRSLEKQDKIKIYPTTELLLKEHDLVAAAQKLEASLHDTMKKIKNKSDQQILTESITADIERLNHCERFQDMRKYVAFFYEENYSLLDYLPEDGFVILDEMSRIQETALHLDNEEQEWLKDNLQRGKAVRDLQLSFDWHDAWQRMKQQRLYLSVFLRHIPNTNPANIVNLSCRAMQQFHGQMNLLQNEMERWRKADYSVIILAPNHSRMEKIQSVLEDYQMNAVISEELPSLPVSQPVITIGNVSGGFELPMHKLAVITENELFKQKTPRKKRKQKISNAERIKSYQELQVGDYVVHTNHGIGRYIGIETLAVNGLHKDFMLLKYSGDDKLFVPIDQIDLVQKYVGSEGKEPKLYRLGGNDWNKVKRKVQSKVEDIADDLMKLYAEREAAKGYAFSPDTEMQRDFEASFPYQETEDQLRCIEEIKQDMEKERPMDRLLCGDVGYGKTEVAIRAAFKAISDGKQVAILVPTTILAQQHYETVLERFQDYPINIGLLSRFRTRKQQTETLKGLKNGTVDIVIGTHRLLSKDVVYKELGLLIVDEEQRFGVKHKEKIKQLKSNVDVLTLTATPIPRTLHMSMLGVRDLSVIETPPENRFPIQTYVMEYNAPLVREAIERELSRGGQIFFLYNRVESIDKVAQDIQMLVEDARVTVAHGQMNESELENVMFSFLEGEADVLVSTTIIETGVDIPNVNTLIVNDADKMGLSQLYQLRGRVGRSNRVAYAYFTYQQDKILTEVSEKRLQAIKEFTELGSGFKIAMRDLSIRGAGNILGAQQHGFIDSVGFDMYSQMLNEAVEAKRQGKAVEDVQPFEVDLDLKVDAYIPDQYIPDEKQKIDMYKRFQAIYSQEDVHDLRDELIDRFGDYPEEVANLFHVSTLKMMSKRERIESITERKQKIEVLVDGDRSQEIDGAKLFEFANQYGRQIQLGTEDRKLKVTFRFDQSQYNNRYELLEEFIQTLTEMKQTPVA, from the coding sequence ATGTATGAACTAAAGCAATATCTTCAAAACCGCGATGATTTCTATTCGATTATTGATGGGATTAACTCCGGTTTAAAAGAACAACTTGTATCAGGTTTATCGGGTTCCGCAAAAAGCATGTTTGCTGGGTTAATCCAGGAATCAACGAAAAAGAAGTCTATAATCATTACGCATCAATTATCACAGGCTCAGCAATTATATGAGGACTTGCAGGAATTCTCGGCTGATCAGCACATTTATTTATATCCTGTTAACGAATTGTTGGCCTCTGAATTAGCGGTGGCAAGTCCAGAATTATTAAGTCAGCGAATCGTGGCTTTAAATAATTGGTTGAATCAGGATAATGGCATATTGATTGCACCGGTAGCTGCTTTGAAGCGGATGTTGCCACCGATGACATACTGGCAGGAATACCAGCTGGATGTTGCCCTTGATCAAGTGATTGATATCGATCAGACGCTTACAAAGTTAATCGAAATGGGTTATGTAAGACAGGATATGACAGCAAGCCCTGGAGAATTCAGTTTACGTGGAGGTATTTTAGATATCTATCCCATTACGGAAGATCAGCCAATTCGTATTGAATTATTTGATGATGAAATTGACTCTATTCGTTATTATGATGCGGAATCGCAACGATCATTAGAGAAGCAAGACAAGATTAAGATCTATCCAACAACGGAATTGTTACTGAAGGAGCATGATCTTGTTGCAGCAGCACAGAAGCTGGAAGCATCGCTTCATGACACAATGAAAAAAATCAAAAACAAATCAGATCAGCAAATATTGACGGAGTCGATAACGGCTGACATAGAACGACTAAATCATTGTGAACGTTTTCAAGATATGAGAAAGTACGTCGCCTTTTTCTATGAAGAGAACTATAGTTTACTAGACTATTTACCAGAAGACGGGTTTGTTATTTTGGATGAAATGAGCAGAATCCAGGAAACAGCCTTACATTTAGATAATGAAGAACAAGAATGGCTGAAGGATAATCTCCAAAGAGGGAAAGCTGTACGAGACTTACAATTGTCGTTTGACTGGCATGATGCATGGCAACGTATGAAACAACAACGTTTGTATCTCTCGGTATTCTTGCGTCATATACCGAACACGAACCCAGCAAATATTGTGAACTTATCTTGCCGTGCTATGCAACAATTTCATGGGCAAATGAATTTATTGCAAAATGAAATGGAGCGTTGGCGCAAGGCGGATTACTCCGTTATTATTTTGGCACCAAATCACAGCAGAATGGAAAAAATTCAGTCAGTACTGGAAGATTACCAAATGAATGCCGTGATCAGTGAGGAATTACCATCCTTACCTGTTTCGCAGCCTGTGATTACGATTGGCAATGTTAGTGGTGGGTTTGAGTTACCAATGCATAAATTGGCGGTCATTACCGAGAATGAATTATTTAAGCAAAAAACTCCACGAAAAAAACGCAAACAAAAAATATCGAACGCAGAACGGATTAAAAGCTATCAGGAGCTGCAAGTTGGCGATTATGTCGTGCATACCAACCATGGTATTGGACGGTATATTGGTATTGAAACATTAGCAGTGAACGGATTGCATAAAGATTTTATGTTGCTCAAATATTCCGGTGACGATAAACTGTTTGTACCAATCGACCAAATTGACCTCGTTCAGAAATATGTAGGCTCTGAAGGTAAAGAGCCGAAGTTATACCGTCTGGGTGGAAACGACTGGAATAAAGTAAAACGAAAAGTTCAATCCAAAGTAGAAGACATTGCAGATGATCTGATGAAGTTATACGCAGAAAGAGAAGCTGCCAAAGGCTATGCTTTTTCTCCAGATACGGAAATGCAACGTGATTTTGAGGCATCATTCCCATACCAGGAAACAGAGGACCAATTACGTTGTATTGAAGAAATTAAACAGGATATGGAGAAAGAACGTCCAATGGATCGCCTGCTTTGTGGCGATGTTGGCTATGGCAAAACCGAAGTAGCTATCCGTGCTGCATTTAAGGCGATATCAGATGGGAAACAAGTGGCGATACTCGTTCCGACGACCATTCTGGCACAGCAGCACTATGAAACAGTATTGGAGCGTTTTCAAGATTATCCAATAAATATTGGTTTACTCAGCCGCTTCCGAACACGTAAGCAACAAACGGAAACGTTAAAAGGATTAAAAAATGGTACCGTCGATATTGTGATCGGTACGCACCGGTTGTTGTCTAAAGATGTGGTATATAAAGAATTAGGATTACTGATTGTTGACGAAGAGCAACGATTTGGTGTGAAGCATAAGGAAAAAATCAAACAGCTAAAATCAAATGTCGATGTCCTTACACTAACAGCGACACCTATTCCGCGAACATTACACATGTCGATGCTAGGGGTGCGTGATCTATCTGTAATTGAAACACCACCAGAAAATCGTTTCCCAATTCAGACCTATGTCATGGAATACAATGCACCTTTAGTAAGAGAAGCGATCGAAAGGGAGTTGTCCCGTGGCGGTCAAATATTCTTTTTATACAATCGTGTCGAATCGATTGATAAGGTCGCACAAGACATCCAAATGCTTGTAGAAGATGCACGTGTGACAGTTGCTCACGGACAGATGAATGAATCTGAATTGGAAAATGTTATGTTTTCTTTCTTAGAAGGAGAGGCAGATGTATTAGTGAGTACCACGATTATTGAAACTGGTGTGGATATCCCGAACGTGAATACGTTAATTGTCAATGATGCGGACAAAATGGGACTTAGTCAGCTCTATCAATTGCGCGGACGAGTAGGTCGTTCCAATCGTGTTGCTTATGCGTATTTCACCTATCAGCAGGATAAAATTCTAACGGAAGTGTCCGAGAAGAGATTGCAGGCTATCAAGGAATTTACCGAGTTAGGATCAGGCTTTAAAATTGCGATGCGTGATTTATCGATTCGAGGTGCTGGTAATATATTAGGGGCGCAACAGCATGGATTTATCGATTCAGTAGGTTTCGATATGTATTCTCAAATGCTGAATGAAGCGGTAGAAGCGAAAAGACAAGGCAAAGCAGTGGAAGATGTGCAGCCATTTGAAGTTGATTTAGACTTGAAAGTGGATGCTTATATTCCAGATCAATATATTCCGGATGAGAAACAAAAGATTGATATGTATAAACGATTCCAAGCTATTTACTCGCAAGAGGATGTCCATGACCTTCGTGATGAATTAATTGATCGTTTTGGTGATTATCCAGAAGAGGTGGCAAACCTATTCCATGTGTCGACGTTAAAAATGATGTCCAAACGGGAAAGAATCGAATCCATTACGGAACGAAAACAAAAAATTGAAGTATTGGTTGACGGCGACAGAAGTCAGGAAATTGACGGAGCTAAATTATTTGAGTTTGCCAATCAATATGGGCGTCAAATTCAACTTGGGACCGAAGACCGCAAATTAAAAGTAACATTCAGGTTTGATCAATCCCAGTATAACAATCGTTATGAGCTGTTAGAAGAATTTATTCAGACTCTAACTGAGATGAAACAAACGCCGGTTGCATAA
- a CDS encoding anti-sigma-F factor Fin, protein MTLIYSCKHCGTEIGRLQPHMLNLDKIGWHVLSMEEKEKLIQYQPDQPMTIQSICENCQQLLDQHPQYHELDYFIQ, encoded by the coding sequence ATGACCTTAATATATTCATGCAAACATTGTGGTACCGAAATTGGCAGGCTGCAGCCACACATGTTAAATTTAGACAAGATCGGCTGGCATGTACTGTCAATGGAGGAAAAGGAAAAGCTTATCCAATATCAGCCTGATCAACCAATGACAATACAGTCTATCTGTGAGAATTGTCAGCAATTATTAGATCAGCATCCACAATATCATGAACTAGATTATTTTATTCAATAA
- the pth gene encoding aminoacyl-tRNA hydrolase yields MKCIVGLGNPGSKYHETRHNVGFMVVDELLNRHGWQLSKGKFKGHYTIETYEGEKIILLEPQTFMNLSGESLRPLMDFYDLTPEQVTVIYDDLDLPLGKIRLRQTGGHGGHNGVRSCIDQLGTKQFNRLRFGIGRPASPITVIDYVLGKFNDKEKVDLEPAINHAADAMEAWVTQPFQKVMNDYNK; encoded by the coding sequence ATGAAATGTATCGTAGGGTTAGGGAATCCAGGAAGTAAATATCATGAAACTCGACATAACGTTGGCTTTATGGTGGTCGATGAATTGTTAAATCGCCATGGATGGCAATTAAGCAAAGGGAAGTTTAAAGGCCACTATACTATCGAAACATACGAAGGTGAAAAGATAATCCTGTTAGAGCCACAAACGTTTATGAATTTGTCCGGTGAGTCGCTTCGGCCATTAATGGACTTTTACGATTTAACACCAGAACAAGTGACGGTTATCTATGATGATCTGGATTTACCGCTTGGAAAAATCAGATTAAGGCAAACTGGCGGCCATGGTGGACATAATGGCGTGCGTTCCTGTATCGATCAATTAGGAACAAAGCAATTTAATCGACTGCGTTTTGGCATTGGAAGACCAGCTTCACCGATAACGGTCATCGATTATGTATTGGGTAAGTTCAATGATAAGGAAAAAGTTGATTTAGAACCTGCTATTAATCATGCGGCAGACGCAATGGAAGCATGGGTAACACAGCCTTTTCAAAAGGTTATGAATGATTACAATAAATAA
- a CDS encoding 50S ribosomal protein L25/general stress protein Ctc, which yields MAITLEAKKREDLRTSNTKAIRLAGEVPAIIYGYQVDPKTVAVNSLELLKTVRDEGKNAIISLLVDGDSVDVMLHEYQIDPLKDELVHADFYAVNMKEELDVQVPVVLNGEAIGVNEGGVLQQPLYELALRAKPKDIPEQITIEVADLNVGDSILVSDLKEGKNYEILEDEGTTIVSILVPDEEPAEEPEATEESEEPEGASETKEDNSEE from the coding sequence ATGGCAATAACATTAGAAGCGAAGAAAAGAGAAGATTTACGTACTTCAAATACAAAAGCAATTCGATTAGCAGGAGAAGTTCCTGCGATCATTTACGGATATCAAGTAGATCCTAAAACAGTTGCAGTAAATAGTCTTGAATTATTAAAAACAGTAAGAGATGAAGGGAAGAACGCGATTATCTCCTTGCTGGTCGATGGTGATTCAGTAGATGTAATGCTGCATGAGTACCAAATCGATCCATTGAAAGACGAATTAGTTCACGCCGACTTTTATGCGGTGAACATGAAAGAAGAACTGGATGTTCAGGTTCCTGTCGTATTGAATGGTGAAGCAATTGGAGTTAACGAAGGTGGCGTGCTACAGCAGCCATTATATGAATTAGCACTTCGAGCGAAACCAAAAGATATTCCAGAACAGATAACGATAGAAGTTGCTGATTTAAATGTTGGTGATAGTATTCTTGTTTCCGATTTGAAGGAAGGCAAGAATTACGAAATCCTGGAAGATGAAGGGACGACCATCGTATCGATACTTGTTCCGGATGAAGAGCCAGCAGAAGAACCAGAGGCGACTGAGGAATCGGAAGAACCAGAAGGTGCATCTGAGACAAAAGAAGATAATAGTGAAGAATAA
- a CDS encoding ribose-phosphate diphosphokinase — MSYKDSSLKVFTLNSNPSLAEEIAANIGVELGKSSVTKFSDGEIQINIEESIRGCDVYVVQSTCEPGNQHIMELLIMIDALKRASAKSINIVMPYYGYARQDRKARAREPITAKLVADLLQTAGATRVITLDLHAPQIQGFFDIPVDQLVGVPILSSYWSKKGLDDIVVVSPDHGGVTRARQLADRLKAPIAIIDKRRPRPNVAEVMNIVGNIEGRTAILIDDIIDTAGTITLGANALIENGATEVYACCTHPVLSGPAIERIEHSNIKELVVTNSIPLQEEKHLDKITQLSVAPLISEAIIRVHERQSVSILFD, encoded by the coding sequence ATGTCTTATAAGGATTCATCCTTAAAAGTATTTACATTAAACTCGAATCCAAGCCTAGCCGAAGAGATTGCAGCCAACATTGGGGTGGAATTAGGAAAAAGCTCGGTAACGAAATTTAGTGATGGTGAAATTCAAATCAATATAGAAGAAAGTATTCGTGGCTGCGATGTGTATGTTGTGCAATCCACCTGTGAACCTGGAAACCAGCATATCATGGAATTATTGATCATGATTGATGCTTTAAAACGCGCTTCAGCCAAATCCATTAATATTGTGATGCCTTATTACGGGTATGCGAGACAAGACCGAAAAGCACGTGCTCGTGAACCAATCACAGCAAAACTTGTTGCCGATCTGTTACAGACAGCTGGTGCTACACGCGTCATTACGTTAGATTTACATGCTCCACAAATCCAAGGTTTCTTCGATATTCCGGTTGATCAATTAGTCGGTGTACCAATTCTTTCGAGCTATTGGAGTAAAAAAGGACTGGATGATATTGTTGTAGTATCTCCAGATCACGGTGGGGTAACAAGAGCTCGACAATTAGCAGACCGGTTAAAAGCGCCAATCGCAATCATTGATAAACGTCGTCCGCGTCCGAATGTAGCAGAAGTGATGAATATTGTCGGTAATATCGAAGGAAGAACAGCGATACTTATTGACGATATCATTGATACAGCAGGTACGATTACGTTAGGTGCCAATGCACTGATCGAAAATGGGGCAACCGAAGTATATGCCTGCTGTACGCACCCTGTATTATCAGGACCAGCAATTGAACGTATTGAACATTCCAATATTAAAGAATTAGTGGTGACAAATTCGATTCCACTACAAGAAGAAAAACATTTGGATAAAATTACACAGCTATCTGTAGCACCATTGATTAGTGAAGCTATTATCCGCGTTCACGAACGTCAATCCGTTAGTATTTTATTTGATTAA
- the glmU gene encoding bifunctional UDP-N-acetylglucosamine diphosphorylase/glucosamine-1-phosphate N-acetyltransferase GlmU, with amino-acid sequence MSNRYAVVLAAGKGTRMKSNLYKVLHPVLGKPMVQHVVDQLKALQLSSITTVVGFGAEKVQDQLGTDSEFVIQEEQLGTGHAVQQAEKFLGDKKGTTIVVCGDTPLLTKDTLQAVLDHHEQEEAAVTILTAHADNPAGYGRIVRNDDNQVSKIVEQKDATDAEQAIQEINTGTYCFDNELLFDALKQVSNDNSQGEYYLPDVIEIAQKANKKVAAYQTADFAETIGVNDRVALSQAEKLMKLRINEQHMRNGVTIIDPDNTYIGSDVTIGTDVVIEPGCVLKGSTTIHNEAVVGPNSELNDCEIGEQTIVRHSVVNSSSIGQRVQIGPFAHVRPAASIGDDAKIGNFVEIKKAKIESNSKVSHLSYIGDAEVGRNVNIGCGTITVNYDGKNKFKTIIEDDAFIGCNANLIAPVTIGKGSLVAAGSTIHEDVPGDALSIGRAKQVNKEDYAKKYK; translated from the coding sequence TTGTCTAATCGATATGCAGTTGTTTTAGCAGCTGGTAAAGGTACGAGAATGAAATCAAACCTATACAAAGTACTTCATCCTGTTTTAGGAAAGCCTATGGTTCAACATGTAGTTGATCAATTAAAAGCGTTACAACTATCAAGTATAACGACCGTAGTTGGATTCGGTGCTGAGAAGGTACAGGATCAGTTAGGTACAGATTCTGAATTCGTCATTCAGGAAGAACAGCTTGGAACTGGCCATGCCGTTCAGCAAGCGGAGAAGTTTTTAGGTGATAAAAAAGGGACAACAATTGTTGTTTGTGGTGATACCCCGTTACTAACAAAGGACACGTTACAAGCAGTATTAGACCATCATGAACAAGAGGAAGCAGCTGTAACGATACTTACTGCACATGCTGATAACCCGGCAGGATACGGAAGAATTGTTCGAAATGATGACAATCAAGTAAGTAAAATTGTTGAACAAAAAGATGCGACAGATGCTGAACAGGCAATTCAGGAAATTAATACAGGTACATATTGTTTTGATAATGAATTGTTATTTGATGCATTGAAGCAGGTTTCGAATGATAACTCACAGGGAGAATACTATTTGCCAGATGTGATTGAAATTGCACAGAAAGCAAATAAAAAAGTCGCAGCCTATCAAACAGCAGATTTTGCGGAAACAATCGGTGTCAATGATCGAGTTGCACTTTCTCAAGCAGAAAAACTAATGAAATTACGTATTAATGAGCAACATATGAGAAACGGAGTTACTATCATTGATCCAGATAATACATACATTGGATCTGATGTAACGATCGGTACCGATGTTGTCATCGAGCCTGGCTGTGTATTAAAAGGGTCCACAACGATTCACAATGAAGCTGTTGTTGGGCCAAATTCAGAATTAAACGATTGTGAGATCGGAGAGCAAACTATTGTACGCCATAGCGTGGTTAATTCGAGCTCGATCGGTCAACGTGTCCAAATCGGGCCATTTGCTCATGTTCGTCCCGCTGCTTCGATTGGTGACGACGCTAAAATAGGAAATTTTGTCGAAATTAAAAAAGCAAAAATCGAAAGTAACAGTAAGGTGTCACACCTTAGTTACATAGGTGATGCCGAAGTTGGTCGTAATGTCAATATTGGCTGCGGAACGATTACCGTCAATTATGATGGAAAAAATAAATTTAAAACCATTATTGAAGATGACGCGTTTATTGGCTGTAATGCTAATTTGATCGCACCGGTAACAATCGGGAAGGGCTCATTAGTGGCAGCAGGTTCGACCATTCACGAGGATGTTCCTGGAGATGCATTATCTATCGGCCGAGCTAAACAAGTGAACAAAGAAGATTACGCAAAAAAATATAAATAA
- the spoVG gene encoding septation regulator SpoVG: MEVTDVRLRRVNTDGRMRAIASITLDDEFVVHDIRVIDGNNGMFVAMPSKRTPDGEFRDIAHPINSGTRAKIQDAVLEEYQRAGEAEVEYEEAGAS; this comes from the coding sequence ATGGAAGTAACTGACGTGAGATTACGCCGCGTGAATACCGATGGAAGAATGCGAGCTATCGCATCCATTACATTAGATGATGAATTTGTAGTACACGATATTCGAGTAATTGATGGAAACAATGGAATGTTTGTAGCAATGCCTTCTAAGCGCACACCTGATGGTGAATTTAGAGATATTGCGCATCCGATTAACTCTGGTACGCGAGCTAAAATTCAAGACGCTGTCTTAGAAGAATATCAACGTGCTGGAGAAGCTGAAGTTGAATATGAAGAAGCAGGTGCTTCTTAA
- the purR gene encoding pur operon repressor, with protein sequence MKRSDRLVTMTNYLIEHPMELISLPFFSDTYGAAKSSISEDLSIINRMFKEDGIGYLESVSGAAGGVKYLPNVSLAKSEAFIDVLCQQLEDPNRLLPGGYLFMSDILANPNTVRDIGRLFASRFAGLNIDSIVTVATKGIPLAYAVASFLNVPVVIVRRDPKVTEGSTVSINYVSGSSKKIQTMVLSKRSLKPGENVCIIDDFMKAGGTINGMKSLLEEFDANVKAIGVLAEAEDEEEDRVVDDYTSLVQIKNVDSNSHEIEVTKGNYFAAK encoded by the coding sequence ATGAAAAGAAGTGATCGCCTGGTTACGATGACCAATTATTTAATAGAGCATCCAATGGAATTAATTTCTCTTCCTTTTTTTTCAGATACGTATGGGGCAGCGAAGTCTTCTATTAGTGAGGATTTGTCGATCATTAATCGCATGTTTAAAGAAGATGGAATTGGATATTTAGAGTCAGTTTCAGGCGCTGCTGGTGGTGTGAAATACCTTCCTAATGTGTCATTAGCAAAGAGTGAAGCATTTATTGATGTCTTATGCCAGCAATTAGAAGACCCTAATCGTCTTTTGCCTGGTGGTTATTTATTTATGAGTGATATACTAGCTAATCCTAACACAGTGAGAGATATTGGTCGATTATTTGCTTCCCGGTTTGCTGGTTTGAATATAGATTCAATTGTTACTGTTGCTACGAAGGGAATACCGCTAGCTTATGCAGTAGCATCCTTTTTGAATGTACCGGTAGTGATTGTTCGTCGAGATCCAAAAGTAACAGAGGGATCAACCGTCAGTATTAATTATGTTTCCGGATCCTCTAAAAAAATTCAAACCATGGTTCTTTCGAAGAGAAGTCTGAAGCCTGGTGAAAATGTTTGCATTATTGATGATTTCATGAAAGCAGGAGGAACCATAAACGGAATGAAAAGCTTGTTAGAGGAGTTTGATGCCAATGTGAAAGCAATTGGTGTTTTAGCGGAAGCAGAAGATGAGGAAGAAGATCGTGTCGTAGATGATTATACTTCCCTCGTTCAAATTAAAAATGTTGACTCTAACAGTCATGAAATTGAAGTAACTAAAGGCAACTACTTCGCCGCAAAGTAA
- the ispE gene encoding 4-(cytidine 5'-diphospho)-2-C-methyl-D-erythritol kinase, whose amino-acid sequence MYILEKAPAKINLTLDVLYKRPDQFHEIAMVMTTVDLADRLEFFLLDKDRIEISSENRFVPNDERNLAYRAAKLLKERYHIKQGVRILIDKQIPVAAGLAGGSSDAAATLRGLNRLWKLHLPMETLAELGSEVGSDVSFCVYDSTALAEGRGELITELPAPPHCWVVLAKPVQGVSTQSVYQSLNLENLNHPDTEGMIEAIRSGDYYGVCDRLKNVLETVTLPKNPEVEQIKQQMLRSGADAVLMSGSGPTVFGLVQQESRADRIYNSLRGFCEEVYVVRLLGTHQTLD is encoded by the coding sequence ATGTATATATTAGAAAAAGCACCAGCGAAAATCAATTTAACGCTTGATGTGCTTTATAAACGTCCGGATCAATTTCATGAAATAGCGATGGTTATGACTACGGTAGACTTAGCGGATCGATTAGAATTTTTCCTATTAGATAAAGATAGGATTGAAATATCATCTGAAAATCGCTTCGTTCCTAATGACGAGCGCAATTTAGCATATAGAGCGGCCAAATTATTAAAAGAACGATATCACATCAAGCAAGGGGTTCGGATTCTTATTGATAAGCAAATCCCGGTAGCTGCCGGTCTAGCAGGAGGCAGTAGTGATGCAGCGGCCACGCTTCGAGGACTTAACCGGTTATGGAAGCTTCATTTGCCGATGGAAACGTTAGCTGAGTTGGGCTCTGAAGTCGGTTCTGATGTTTCTTTTTGTGTATATGATTCCACCGCATTGGCAGAAGGCCGAGGAGAGCTTATAACAGAATTACCTGCACCACCACATTGCTGGGTCGTATTAGCTAAACCGGTACAAGGTGTTTCCACACAGTCCGTGTATCAGTCACTTAATCTTGAGAATTTGAATCATCCAGATACAGAAGGCATGATCGAGGCGATAAGGTCAGGAGATTATTACGGAGTGTGTGACAGGTTGAAAAATGTCCTGGAAACCGTTACGCTACCTAAAAATCCGGAAGTAGAGCAAATTAAACAGCAAATGCTTCGTTCTGGTGCTGATGCTGTATTGATGAGCGGAAGTGGTCCGACTGTATTCGGGTTGGTTCAACAGGAAAGCAGAGCAGATCGGATTTACAATAGTTTAAGAGGATTTTGTGAAGAAGTGTATGTGGTTCGATTGTTAGGAACACATCAAACACTTGATTAA
- a CDS encoding small, acid-soluble spore protein, alpha/beta type translates to MSRRRGIMSDHFKEELAKELGFYDTVQRDGWGGITARDAGNMVKRAVQMAEESVQKDKV, encoded by the coding sequence ATGAGTAGAAGACGTGGGATAATGTCGGATCATTTTAAAGAAGAGCTTGCTAAAGAATTAGGTTTTTACGACACTGTACAGAGAGATGGTTGGGGTGGCATTACCGCACGAGATGCTGGTAATATGGTGAAAAGAGCAGTACAAATGGCAGAAGAGAGTGTACAAAAGGACAAAGTCTAA
- the veg gene encoding biofilm formation stimulator Veg, translating to MAKSLVEIKQGLDGNVGKRLRIKANGGRKKTIERYGTLAETYPSVFIVELDQKENAFERVSYSYADILTETVELNFTEELEAVAGEQ from the coding sequence TTGGCAAAATCATTGGTTGAAATCAAACAAGGTTTAGATGGAAATGTCGGTAAGCGTCTACGAATTAAAGCAAATGGTGGAAGAAAGAAAACCATCGAACGGTACGGAACACTAGCAGAAACATACCCTTCCGTTTTTATTGTTGAATTGGATCAAAAAGAAAATGCATTTGAACGTGTATCTTATAGCTATGCAGATATTTTAACTGAGACAGTTGAACTTAATTTCACGGAAGAACTTGAAGCAGTAGCAGGCGAGCAGTAA